A window from Triticum aestivum cultivar Chinese Spring chromosome 6D, IWGSC CS RefSeq v2.1, whole genome shotgun sequence encodes these proteins:
- the LOC123145858 gene encoding RING-H2 finger protein ATL13, with amino-acid sequence MSNSSWTAPGSSALETVETKISPSILFIVAVLAIVFFVCGLLHLLARHLLRLRRRRRAARDDAEGSVTAFQGQLQQLFHLHDAGVDQAFIDALPVFLYRNVVVGAGEGGKDPFDCAVCLCEFAPDDQLRLLPKCSHAFHLECIDTWLLSHSTCPLCRQSLLAAGDLEPTCSPVLMVLESAESSRDLAGSARRADAEPSGVAVRVPGLDGAEEVVEVKLGKFMCVEAGAGAGDGAGTSSDANADADAGLGQRRCHSMGSYEYVMEEQASLRVAIAKPPPKKKRPAFSRARRGGGAMSECEFGASRRRGESSSLRYPVIPATTTRKQQPPPDLPAAAKLTKDSFSESKIWMVPPASSRKGDPDAGGRRTVSFRWPMRSGSKDGEEEAGGERKSGSEADWGDVETGSGGGNSVVSSLAEERPSFARRTLLWVVGGRPQSNRVGDCS; translated from the coding sequence ATGAGCAACTCGTCGTGGACGGCGCCGGGGTCGTCGGCGCTGGAGACGGTGGAGACCAAGATCAGCCCCAGCATCCTCTTCATCGTGGCGGTGCTGGCGATCGTCTTCTTCGTCTGCGGCCTGCTGCACCTGCTGGCGCGCCACCTGCTGCGGCtgcggcgccggcgccgggcggCCCGCGACGACGCCGAGGGCAGCGTCACCGCCTTCCAGGGCCAGCTGCAGCAGCTCTTCCACCTCCACGACGCCGGCGTCGACCAGGCCttcatcgacgcgctccccgtcttCCTCTACCGCAACGTCGTCGTCGGCGCCGGAGAGGGCGGCAAGGACCCGTTCGACTGCGCCGTCTGCCTCTGCGAGTTCGCGCCCGACGACCAGCTGCGGCTGCTGCCCAAGTGCAGCCACGCGTTCCACCTCGAGTGCATCGACACCTGGCTGCTCTCGCACTCCACCTGCCCGCTCTGCCGCCAAagcctcctcgccgccggcgacctcgagcCCACCTGCAGCCCGGTGCTCATGGTGCTCGAGTCCGCCGAGAGCTCCCGCGACCTGGCAGGCTCGGCCAGGCGCGCCGACGCCGAGCCGAGCGGCGTGGCCGTGCGCGTCCCGGGGCTCGACGGGGCCGAGGAGGTGGTCGAGGTGAAGCTGGGCAAGTTCATGTGCGTGGAGGCCGGCGCCGGCGCAGGGGACGGAGCGGGCACCAGCAGCGACGCCAATGCCGACGCCGACGCAGGGCTCGGGCAGAGGCGGTGCCACTCCATGGGCTCCTACGAGTACGTCATGGAGGAGCAGGCGTCGCTCCGCGTGGCCATCGCCAAGCCGCCGCCCAAGAAGAAGCGGCCGGCGTTCTCcagggcgcggcgcggcggcggcgccatgTCGGAGTGCGAGTTCGGCGCGTCCAGGCGCCGCGGGGAATCCTCCTCGCTCCGCTACCCGGTGATCCCGGCGACGACAACACGGAAGCAGCAGCCTccccccgacctgcccgccgcggCGAAGCTCACCAAGGACAGCTTCTCCGAGTCCAAGATCTGGATGGTGCCGCCGGCGTCGTCCAGGAAAGGGGACCCCGACGCGGGCGGGCGGCGGACGGTGTCGTTCCGGTGGCCGATGAGGAGCGGCAGCAAGGACGGCGAGGAGGAGGCAGGGGGCGAGCGCAAGAGCGGGAGCGAGGCGGACTGGGGCGACGTGgagacgggcagcggcggcggcaacagCGTGGTGTCGTCGCTCGCGGAGGAGCGGCCGTCGTTCGCCCGGCGCACCCTGCTCTGGGTCGTCGGCGGCCGGCCGCAGTCCAACCGAGTCGGAGACTGCTCGTGA